tttcatatacagtgttggggagaaaattaattaaattataatggccaatatatatatatatatcatcttTTTTCATGCAGGAATACCTTCTTTTGGCTTTCTGTCAGGTGGAGTTGGCCATTCTgacaggtacaaatatctatcagaatgaaCTACTACttataaatttaattaaatgtggaGTAGGTCTTCTGTCGGGTGAATTAGGATAACAGTATTggtttttaattgaaaaaaaaatgtttggggggtttagttactctccAAAGTCTTACCCTCCAAAgtctgttaaaaacataaataggtgtaataaaacacaatgttggatcttttctttaaactgcGGTCCTCCTCATCTTaacaaattaagtaaattacATGACCTGGAAGAGAGAAAATGCTCTGAGaaatagagaaagagaaatgcTTTGTTACAAATCTGAATATTTAGTTCAGAGTATTGCTACGGAAGCCGTGAGGGGCAAGTGAGACAAgttttttcatgtgtaaaatagactgaaaaaaattgtttgtaaTACTTTATGTTTGCGTATTGTCAGTGGGACATTTGGACACTTGCAGGGAATAGAATTATTTTTCTACATGTATTGAGCTATAACTAACAGAATCAGCACTTTTGATGCATTTTGATGTTGGCATCAGTGTGATGAATCTAAATCACCACTCAGGCCTGTCAGCTCGAAATTaaagaatacatttattaatcagATTACATGAACGCAGAGAAAAAATCTCGTAAAAGAACTTTTTTCTCGCAAAGAAAAATTACTCTATTTctcataaatgaaaaaaatgaatgaaaatggatcaccagaaaacaaaagaacttGCCCCTCAGGGTACTCAGGGGATATTGAATgagattttgttttgcttgcttCTAAAACAGAGCCCGAAAGTTCCAGTGTCACTTCGGCTCTATTAGGAAATATACGGTACACGCCGCGGTTTAAACAGCGAACGTAATGACGTCACGGTGACGTGTCGACGCTTTGAACCAGTCGCTCACTGGATGTTTATTGTGTGAAGCAGAGCTGCAGTCAACAGCAGGTAAGAAAACTAAATGACATGTCGTTTTCGTGGCACAAAATACGCCCTGTCGTGTATTTGTGTCTCAACTGGCAGGCAACGTTAACAGATTATGGATAAGTTTACCTGGATACGAAATGTTCGGAAAAATGCCCCACTCAACCCCAAGTTAGGTTagcatgctaacgttagcagaTGATACATGATATCGCTAAAGCTAGCGTAGCTTTTGATGTTTTCGCTGTGATGCCGGTTACGAGTGTTTCTTTTAATACGTTTTCAGAATAAATATCACCAACGACTTGAGTAGTTGTGGAGTCAAATGAGTGTTGGCTGCACATAACGCTGCACTTTTCTTGCTTGGCGCCTAGCTTCTAGCTTAGCTCGCTGTcggtttgttttgctgttgagtTATCTGTCGCCAACGTTATCTGACAgaacaaagacaataaaacaaagcagtgtCGCTGTCATGTGTTTCGCTCTCCTGTTGCTGCTCATCAGCAGTTTGATTGTCATGCAAAGGTATTGTCACACAACGGCGAGTATAATCTAGGGACCCTTGTTATTGCTGTGTTGCACAAGTTAGGCTAACAAACAGCTAGCAAGCTAACGTAACTAGCTTATCGCTAAATGATAGAAGCAGCTAAGTTTTGATCTAACTTGAATAACGTCAACCTAAACAACCATCAGAGAAACATTTGAATTACCTAAATTTGTAACTAAAACTCCACAGCATATAGGGCTACATGCATATTTTCTGTTAAGGTTAAACCATGTCAAATTGTAAACCCccccaataataataataataatatacaataatGTACTGGTAGCGTTTTGGGTCCTAGGTGACacttcttgtgtttgtttttttaatttttcatttaataattttcttctTGATCTCTCCTGACAGTATGACAGATagtttgatattgttttgctttgttaaacacagactgaTTATTTCAATACATGAGCAATGACTGCCCTTTTAGATTCTTGTTCACTGGGCaggcatgccagaaaaacacagttttcttaaattttagaaTTTCAAATTCTGGGTAACACGCCATGTGTAGAAATTGTCATTTTGCGGATGAAGTACTCCGTTAACAAAGACCCAGTGTAGACAATATTGTGTATATTTACTGTTGAGCATGAGaatgacagcagcagaaacaagatGATGCAGGgatattaatatgattttatatttgaaaagcCTTTAAagtcataaacaaaacaaaaaaatacaaagttgattgaatttctttatttataagaTACCCAGAAAATGTCCTTGTGATAGCTCTTACAATCTCTTGACAACAAATGCCTTGGTGGATGAGCTAATTTCATTCCAAATACCTGCGGTGTCACTGACATGTcgtcatatgtttttgtttgtaggATGTTGAGGCTTCGCTGTAAGACCAAAAATGGGAGCCACATAATGCAGGGCCTGACTCATCAGTCCTGTGTGCAAGAGCTGAAGACAAAGGTGGAGGAGCTGACTGGTATCCCATGTGATGTGCAGAAAATTATGGTAGGTTATCCACCCTCCAGCCTTGATCTGCGAAATGGAGACGCTCACCTCAAGGACTACCCCATCAAATCAGGTATGTATAAGGTATCAAACATCCAAAATAAGCAGATAAATTCACACCATTTATGgttcttatgtttttatttagtaatgtaaattttctttttaaagacataagTTGAACTTAACtctttaaaggtatactacACAGGAATTGTTGCTTGCTGTATGTAAACACAACTTTAAAATTAACCCCTCCTCTCTGAGTTACCTAATATTGTAAGAATACTACATTTGTTGTTATGGCAAAGCTGATATTTAGGAAAGCTTTCTGAGCCGACCACCGGCACCTacttttccaacaaaaaaagtcaacttcacGTCACTCACCAACTCCATCCTCTTCTTCGGGACTCTCTAAAAACGTTGTATTTGATCAGGAGGTGATGTCTTACGTCATGCATTACTCAGTGTTTTGTGCCTGATCCCCAGTCTTGCCAGCTCTTattgattttagtttttgggGTGGGCCGTAAACGAAAAAGCTGTTagaattttggctgtgtttcgtcaaaaaaaaaaaagtattatctTGATAATTACACagatcagtttttaaaaaatccaattaaaCATGCAATATATTgaagatttgtggctgtgtttttagttaaaaacatatCCAGCTTAATAATTATACAGATgattaatgaataattaaacCATGAGTGAAAAAGATATGTTGGATATGCCGATTGTTAAAATCACAGTGCTGTTCTTAATTGTTATCTGCTTCTGTCTGTTTCATGCAGAGTGGCTTTCAGCAGGAGCTTTAATTCTCCTGCTGGACAGAATAAAAAGGGCtggtggagggagaaagagCAGATACTGTTGATGTAACCTTTTAGTTAAGTGAAACATGATCCCGAGTCTGTGCAAGGGCGATTTGTGCGGTTAATTTTGTACAGGtcgatccttttttttttttttttacagaaaatcctgcatagttaACCTTTAATGATGTGAGGAACATAAAAcgtagcacaaaaaagtaaggAAATTTGCGTTTGGtagattatttctttgttgtaacaTTGCTTGTTGGCAATAAATCTTATACCGTTGGcctgtttatttccctttttcaaATAGTGGCACGTTTGTAAGGAACATGAATTTGTGGGGGGAGCAGCAGAGCTGAGTATGTGGGTTGTGCCCATGAAATATTTGCCAAATAATGTTCTTGTGTTTCAAATACACGGGCCGGACGTGGCCATCGAACAGACCGGGGAGcacctcctcttttttcttcatatGGGATGGAAATAAAGTAACGTTGGTTCAGCACATCGATCAAATTTGCCAAATCTTCTTGGCAAAAAATTGGCAAATTTTTAATGTGCGGAACCCAGATTCTCAGCTCTGCTGCCTATCTCACAAATTCACGTTCCTTACCAATGTGGCAccatttaaaaagggaaataaacaggCTCTCCAATGGTGTAAGATTTATTGCCAACAAGCGttgttacaacaaagaaataatttacCAAACACAAATTTCCTGACTTTTTCTGCTCAGTTTAGATGAAATTCAGTTCACCTCATTTCATTGGATTCGCGACAGaaatctgaaaacacagcagacttCTTTGATCAGTTAAGGTGAACTGACTCTTAAACTCCAAATTTAATTCAGACATGGAAAACTATAAACAAGCTAGACTTTCTCCTCTCAAACTCTTCTCACCGACGTGAGACCAGGCTGAACTGTGTCGTGTCATCCTCTGCAGGAGACACACTCATTgttgaggaagaaaaaaacaagccaaagcCTCCTCAGGATCATCCCACTGTGACTAAAGCACCGCGCCTGGAAGCCTCGCCCACGCTGGCGCGCCGAGTGGTTCCAGCCGACAACTCCTGCCTCTTCACCAGTGTGTATTATGTGGTGGAAGGCGGCGTGTACGACCCCGCTTGTGCCCCGGAGATGCGAGGCCTCATCGCCCAGATTGTGTCGAGCGACCCGGCAGCGTACTGTGAGGCCGTGCTGGGGAAGACCAACGAGGAGTACTGCACTTGGATTAGACGTGACGACACCTGGGGGGGAGCCATCGAGGTGTCTATCCTCTCCAAGTTTTACCAGTGTGAGATCTGCGTGGTGGACACTCAGACAGTCCGAGTAGATCGATTTGGGGAGGACGCTGGCTACCATAAACGCGTGCTGCTAATCTACGACGGCATCCACTACGACCCGCTGCAGAGAGAAACGCCCGGCTCCGACACTCCGCCGCAGACTATCTTCTCCACCACAGACGACGTAATCCTGGCACAGGCCCTGGAGCTGGCGGACGAGGCTCGCCGCAAACGGCAGTTCACGGACGTTAACCGCTTTGCGTTGCGCTGCATGGTGTGCCAGACAGGTCTGGTGGGACAAAAGGAAGCTCGCGAGCATGCCAAGGAGACGGGCCACACCAATTTTGGCGAAGTGTGAATGCGGTTTTTGTCTTCTCGTCttctcacaaaaacaaccaccacCGACCCTGTGCCCCACGTCTGGCAACTCTGTTGGTCTATCTGTCAATCTGCTTGTGTGATCCTCTACCTCACATTGTCCAGCGACATCTACGGAGAATCTGCAGACACTGTGTTCAGCCTCTAACCTGTTCAGtattactttttaaactgcTGTCAGTTCTCATCGTCAGAAACGCTCCTGCAGTGCTCCGATGTCTTAAAACCATCATTTTAGTCTGTTAGGGATGGTTTCAAACCGTTTAACTGGGTCAAGTAAAATATGCAAACTATTTTTAGGAGTTGTTTAATCTCTTTTGGGTACGAGATTGCCGGCTTGCAGTGATTAAAAAAGTAGTGGCTGATGTGTTATATTGCACCAATTTTGCTACTTGCTGATACCAGGAACTTAACTTTTATGTGATAAAACCCGGCTTTCTGACTCGAGAAAGAGTTTAAAACAACCACTAAGAATTATTTGCACTATTGTGTGATCTTATTCACTGTTGTCTTAAGCGCAGCACACAAAGTATGACTGTTATCTGTTCTGTCGATTATGtagcatgtttttcttttcattttcctcaTTGCAGATGTACGTTAAGTCAGAAGCTCTTCCAATACTAAACTGATAATTTGGTTAACTTTAGATGTCCGAATCATACAGCACAGTTGGGTTTTGGTAAAGTCCCCCTCCAGACACATTTTCAAGTACTctgtttaacatggttttcaCAGAGTACGTAGAAAAGTGGCAGGAAGCAGGTCTACTTTTTCTGAGAATTTCTGGATTTGAACTGCACCCCACTCACAAACTCTGCTTGTGGtaggtttcttttttgttttctgcagtgaGCAGTGAGCATGACTATGGCTAATGTTAGCGTGAGAAGAGCCATCGGAGAGATTCAGCCAGACATGTTTGAGCCTCAGTCTGACTCAGATCAGAAACCGGCAACTAGCATCAGAGTGGTAAGTTCAGTTAACttcctttgttgttgttatttatgttgtttgttagcTTGTGGCAGTGGCTGACACAGCGTTGGAGTTTGtgagacataaaacaatatGTGCGAGGATGACGTTTTTTGGTAGAAAGTGGAAGAAAGTTTCAGGGTCTGGTTTAAATCCTAAAACTGCACACTACCGTGCTTGCCGCCAAAACTTTGACTGTGCTAATAGTAACTCTAACTACAGACAAATCCACCTCAGGCTGGAGGGTTCAGGTTctttgtcagtgttgtgttgaaATGTTTCCTCCATCAGTATGCATAGACGTATTCGATAACAGCTGGCTTCTATATTCGTGATGCACCTAATTTGTCTGCCTCGACGTACATTTGAATCAGAGttcagacattttaggggatgaaaacagaagaaaaacttttttttttttagtggagGGGGactaatgatgatgatgatgatgatggattcATCTTTATACAAATGAATTTACTGAGTGAGCAGTGGTTGTTGAGACTGAGGTTATGCATTTTGAAATACAATATCATGTTGCAAATGTGATCCAGAATTAGACGAATTACTTATGTTGgactttttcttcttgtgtttttcctgttctgtttttgtcGATGTTACAACATGGTTCATCAGTGATCGTATTNNNNNNNNNNNNNNNNNNNNNNNNNNNNNNNNNNNNNNNNNNNNNNNNNNNNNNNNNNNNNNNNNNNNNNNNNNNNNNNNNNNNNNNNNNNNNNNNNNNNNNNNNNNNNNNNNNNNNNNNNNNNNNNNNNNNNNNNNNNNNNNNNNNNNNNNNNNNNNNNNNNNNNNNNNNNNNNNNNNNNNNNNNNNNNNNNNNNNNNNNNNNNNNNNNNNNNNNNNNNNNNNNNNNNNNNNNNNNNNNNNNNNNNNNNNNNNNNNNNNNNNNNNNNNNNNNNNNNNNNNNNNNNNNNNNNNNNNNNNNNNNNNNNNNNNNNNNNNNNNNNNNNNNNNNNNNNNNNNNNNNNNNNNNNNNNNNNNNNNNNNNNNNNNNNNNNNNNNNNNNNNNNNNNNNNNNNNNNNNNNNNNNNNNNNNNNNNNNNNNNNNNNNNNNNNNNNNNNNNNNNNNNNNNNNNNNNNNNNNNNNNNNNNNNNNNNNNNNNNNNNNNNNNNNNNNNNNNNNNNNNNNNNNNNNNNNNNNNNNNNNNNNNNNNNNNNNNNNNNNNNNNNNNNNNNNNNNNNNNNNNNNNNNNNNNNNNNNNNNNNNNNNNNNNNNNNNNNNNNNNNNNNNNNNNNNNNNNNNNNNNNNNNNNNNNNNNNNNNNNNNNNNNNNNNNNNNNNNNNNNNNNNNNNNNNNNNNNNNNNNNNNNNNNNNNNNNNNNNNNNNNNNNNNNNNNNNNNNNNNNNNNNNNNNNNNNNNNNNNNNNNNNNNNNNNNNNNNNNNNNNNNNNNNNNNNNNNNNNNNNNNNNNNNNNNNNNNNNNNNNNNNNNNNNNNNNNNNNNNNNNNNNNNNNNNNNNNNNNNNNNNNNNNNNNNNNNNNNNNNNNNNNNNNNNNNNNNNNNNNNNNNNNNNNNNNNNNNNNNNNNNNNNNNNNNNNNNNNNNNNNNNNNNNNNNNNNNNNNNNNNNNNNNNNNNNNNNNNNNNNNNNNNNNNNNNNNNNNNNNNNNNNNNNNNNNNNNNNNNNNNNNNNNNNNNNNNNNNNNNNNNNNNNNNNNNNNNNNNNNNNNNNNNNNNNNNNNNNNNNNNNNNNNNNNNNNNNNNNNNNNNNNNNNNNNNNNNNNNNNNNNNNNNNNNNNNNNNNNNNNNNNNNNNNNNNNNNNNNNNNNNNNNNNNNNNNNNNNNNNNNNNNNNNNNNNNNNNNNNNNNNNNNNNNNNNNNNNNNNNNNNNNNNNNNNNNNNNNNNNNNNNNNNNNNNNNNNNNNNNNNNNNNNNNNNNNNNNNNNNNNNNNNNNNNNNNNNNNNNNNNNNNNNNNNNNNNNNNNNNNNNNNNNNNNNNNNNNNNNNNNNNNNNNNNNNNNNNNNNNNNNNNNNNNNNNNNNNNNNNNNNNNNNNNNNNNNNNNNNNNNNNNNNNNNNNNNNNNNNNNNNNNNNNNNNNNNNNNNNNNNNNNNNNNNNNNNNNNNNNNNNNNNNNNNNNNNNNNNNNNNNNNNNNNNNNNNNNNNNNNNNNNNNNNNNNNNNNNNNNNNNNNNNNNNNNNNNNNNNNNNNNNNNNNNNNNNNNNNNNNNNNNNNNNNNNNNNNNNNNNNNNNNNNNNNNNNNNNNNNNNNNNNNNNNNNNNNNNNNNNNNNNNNNNNNNNNNNNNNNNNNNNNNNNNNNNNNNNNNNNNNNNNNNNNNNNNNNNNNNNNNNNNNNNNNNNNNNNNNNNNNNNNNNNNNNNNNNNNNNNNNNNNNNNNNNNNNNNNNNNNNNNNNNNNNNNNNNNNNNNNNNNNNNNNNNNNNNNNNNNNNNNNNNNNNNNNNNNNNNNNNNNNNNNNNNNNNNNNNNNNNNNNNNNNNNNNNNNNNNNNNNNNNNNNNNNNNNNNNNNNNNNNNNNNNNNNNNNNNNNNNNNNNNNNNNNNNNNNNNNNNNNNNNNNNNNNNNNNNNNNNNNNNNNNNNNNNNNNNNNNNNNNNNNNNNNNNNNNNNNNNNNNNNNNNNNNNNNNNNNNNNNNNNNNNNNNNNNNNNNNNNNNNNNNNNNNNNNNNNNNNNNNNNNNNNNNNNNNNNNNNNNNNNNNNNNNNNNNNNNNNNNNNNNNNNNNNNNNNNNNNNNNNNNNNNNNNNNNNNNNNNNNNNNNNNNNNNNNNNNNNNNNNNNNNNNNNNNNNNNNNNNNNNNNNNNNNNNNNNNNNNNNNNNNNNNNNNNNNNNNNNNNNNNNNNNNNNNNNNNNNNNNNNNNNNNNNNNNNNNNNNNNNNNNNNNNNNNNNNNNNNNNNNNNNNNNNNNNNNNNNNNNNNNNNNNNNNNNNNNNNNNNNNNNNNNNNNNNNNNNNNNNNNNNNNNNNNNNNNNNNNNNNNNNNNNNNNNNNNNNNNNNNNNNNNNNNNNNNNNNNNNNNNNNNNNNNNNNNNNNNNNNNNNNNNNNNNNNNNNNNNNNNNNNNNNNNNNNNNNNNNNNNNNNNNNNNNNNNNNNNNNNNNNNNNNNNNNNNNNNNNNNNNNNNNNNNNNNNNNNNNNNNNNNNNNNNNNNNNNNNNNNNNNNNNNNNNNNNNNNNNNNNNNNNNNNNNNNNNNNNNNNNNNNNNNNNNNNNNNNNNNNNNNNNNNNNNNNNNNNNNNNNNNNNNNNNNNNNNNNNNNNNNNNNNNNNNNNNNNNNNNNNNNNNNNNNNNNNNNNNNNNNNNNNNNNNNNNNNNNNNNNNNNNNNNNNNNNNNNNNNNNNNNNNNNNNNNNNNNNNNNNNNNNNNNNNNNNNNNNNNNNNNNNNNNNNNNNNNNNNNNNNNNNNNNNNNNNNNNNNNNNNNNNNNNNNNNNNNNNNNNNNNNNNNNNNNNNNNNNNNNNNNNNNNNNNNNNNNNNNNNNNNNNNNNNNNNNNNNNNNNNNNNNNNNNNNNNNNNNNNNNNNNNNNNNNNNNNNNNNNNNNNNNNNNNNNNNNNNNNNNNNNNNNNNNNNNNNNNNNNNNNNNNNNNNNNNNNNNNNNNNNNNNNNNNNNNNNNNNNNNNNNNNNNNNNNNNNNNNNNNNNNNNNNNNNNNNNNNNNNNNNNNNNNNNNNNNNNNNNNNNNNNNNNNNNNNNNNNNNNNNNNNNNNNNNNNNNNNNNNNNNNNNNNNNNNNNNNNNNNNNNNNNNNNNNNNNNNNNNNNNNNNNNNNNNNNNNNNNNNNNNNNNNNNNNNNNNNNNNNNNNNNNNNNNNNNNNNNNNNNNNNNNNNNNNNNNNNNNNNNNNNNNNNNNNNNNNNNNNNNNNNNNNNNNNNNNNNNNNNNNNNNNNNNNNNNNNNNNNNNNNNNNNNNNNNNNNNNNNNNNNNNNNNNNNNNNNNNNNNNNNNNNNNNNNNNNNNNNNNNNNNNNNNNNNNNNNNNNNNNNNNNNNNNNNNNNNNNNNNNNNNNNNNNNNNNNNNNNNNNNNNNNNNNNNNNNNNNNNNNNNNNNNNNNNNNNNNNNNNNNNNNNNNNNNNNNNNNNNNNNNNNNNNNNNNNNNNNNNNNNNNNNNNNNNNNNNNNNNNNNNNNNNNNNNNNNNNNNNNNNNNNNNNNNNNNNNNNNNNNNNNNNNNNNNNNNNNNNNNNNNNNNNNNNNNNNNNNNNNNNNNNNNNNNNNNNNNNNNNNNNNNNNNNNNNNNNNNNNNNNNNNNNNNNNNNNNNNNNNNNNNNNNNNNNNNNNNNNNNNNNNNNNNNNNNNNNNNNNNNNNNNNNNNNNNNNNNNNNNNNNNNNNNNNNNNNNNNNNNNNNNNNNNNNNNNNNNNNNNNNNNNNNNNNNNNNNNNNNNNNNNNNNNNNNNNNNNNNNNNNNNNNNNNNNNNNNNNNNNNNNNNNNNNNNNNNNNNNNNNNNNNNNNNNNNNNNNNNNNNNNNNNNNNNNNNNNNNNNNNNNNNNNNNNNNNNNNNNNNNNNNNNNNNNNNNNNNNNNNNNNNNNNNNNNNNNNNNNNNNNNNNNNNNNNNNNNNNNNNNNNNNNNNNNNNNNNNNNNNNNNNNNNNNNNNNNNNNNNNNNNNNNNNNNNNNNNNNNNNNNNNNNNNNNNNNNNNNNNNNNNNNNNNNNNNNNNNNNNNNNNNNNNNNNNNNNNNNNNNNNNNNNNNNNNNNNNNNNNNNNNNNNNNNNNNNNNNNNNNNNNNNNNNNNNNNNNNNNNNNNNNNNNNNNNNNNNNNNNNNNNNNNNNNNNNNNNNNNNNNNNNNNNNNNNNNNNNNNNNNNNNNNNNNNNNNNNNNNNNNNNNNNNNNNNNNNNNNNNNNNNNNNNNNNNNNNNNNNNNNNNNNNNNNNNNNNNNNNNNNNNNNNNNNNNNNNNNNNNNNNNNNNNNNNNNNNNNNNNNNNNNNNNNNNNNNNNNNNNNNNNNNNNNNNNNNNNNNNNNNNNNNNNNNNNNNNNNNNNNNNNNNNNNNNNNNNNNNNNNNNNNNNNNNNNNNNNNNNNNNNNNNNNNNNNNNNNNNNNNNNNNNNNNNNNNNNNNNNNNNNNNNNNNNNNNNNNNNNNNNNNNNNNNNNNNNNNNNNNNNNNNNNNNNNNNNNNNNNNNNNNNNNNNNNNNNNNNNNNNNNNNNNNNNNNNNNNNNNNNNNNNNNNNNNNNNNNNNNNNNNNNNNNNNNNNNNNNNNNNNNNNNNNNNNNNNNNNNNNNNNNNNNNNNNNNNNNNNNNNNNNNNNNNNNNNNNNNNNNNNNNNNNNNNNNNNNNNNNNNNNNNNNNNNNNNNNNNNNNNNNNNNNNNNNNNNNNNNNNNNNNNNNNNNNNNNNNNNNNNNNNNNNNNNNNNNNNNNNNNNNNNNNNNNNNNNNNNNNNNNNNNNNNNNNNNNNNNNNNNNNNNNNNNNNNNNNNNNNNNNNNNNNNNNNNNNNNNNNNNNNNNNNNNNNNNNNNNNNNNNNNNNNNNNNNNNNNNNNNNNNNNNNNNNNNNNNNNNNNNNNNNNNNNNNNNNNNNNNNNNNNNNNNNNNNNNNNNNNNNNNNNNNNNNNNNNNNNNNNNNNNNNNNNNNNNNNNNNNNNNNNNNNNNNNNNNNNNNNNNNNNNNNNNNNNNNNNNNNNNNNNNNNNNNNNNNNNNNNNNNNNNNNNNNNNNNNNNNNNN
This DNA window, taken from Plectropomus leopardus isolate mb chromosome 2, YSFRI_Pleo_2.0, whole genome shotgun sequence, encodes the following:
- the yod1 gene encoding ubiquitin thioesterase OTU1; translation: MLRLRCKTKNGSHIMQGLTHQSCVQELKTKVEELTGIPCDVQKIMVGYPPSSLDLRNGDAHLKDYPIKSGDTLIVEEEKNKPKPPQDHPTVTKAPRLEASPTLARRVVPADNSCLFTSVYYVVEGGVYDPACAPEMRGLIAQIVSSDPAAYCEAVLGKTNEEYCTWIRRDDTWGGAIEVSILSKFYQCEICVVDTQTVRVDRFGEDAGYHKRVLLIYDGIHYDPLQRETPGSDTPPQTIFSTTDDVILAQALELADEARRKRQFTDVNRFALRCMVCQTGLVGQKEAREHAKETGHTNFGEV